The genomic segment CGTCGTAGTATTGCCTGAATTTCGCTATATTCTGCCTGCGCGGATCTATTTTTGGTATGATGGTGAAAAACAGTAACAGCCCGGCAGAAAGAAACGGCACAAAGAACAGCCCCCAGAATTTTGGCATGTAGCCGTTGACTTCGCCCTTTGCGTTCCAGTGGGACGCCATGCGGTCCGGCATTGAGGGATAGAAATACGCGCCGACAATAAATGAAAGCAGAATCACTGCAACAGCAAACATTTCGCTTTTTCGCATAGCAATAATTGTATTTTGCCATTAATAAATAATTTTAATCAAAAAATCTCGTTAAGCCATGATACTTGGAAGAAGCAAAAAGCGCGGCAATAAAGTGTGTTGTCCTAGGGTATTCAGAGCATAGGGAATGGCCCATGAAACTATTGCCCGCTAATAAAATCAAGAATTGAAGGCGCAATATAAGGAACTCTTCTTAATGTAACCGTTTTTCTATCAGCATCAAGAATCCCGAAATTTGCGAAGCTAGTCCCGCGGTATTCGAGGCTTTTTTGGTTGGGTCCTGTGCTTATCCAGTATTGTTTTCCCGGTTCAAGGTGTATTTCCAGCAAGCCGCCGAATTCATCTCCCAAATGCTCATTAGTTGGGTGCGCCTCCATAAATTTTTCACAGTACCCCGTGTAATAAGAATGCGCGAAAAATGCAATAAGCGGCTCGGTTTTAGGCCCTTTTTCCCATGCACGGATTTCTTTTTTAAATACTTCAGCCATGCTCACTCCATGCAGTATATCAGAACTATAATGGGCAAAAAGAAGATTGCCTTGCTTGTAATGCATTCGGTAATTTTTACCGCCTGAAAGGTGCTTTAAATATTCGCGTTCCCGCAAAAAAACCGAAATATTGTCATAAGGCATTGTTATGCCCATCCACACCCTTTCATTAGATGCGTCTGCCCAATCCGTTAAAAGATTGTATGTCTCCTGTGCTCCGCTCGCAAATGAACTTGGTTTTATACAGCCGTTGTCATCAAATCTTCCCAAAGTAACAAGCTAATATATTCGCTCAGCATCAGCGATTTCGAGTATTTTTTTGACAGCATGAGAGTTTCCCTTGATATTGCCGAATATAAGCGTTTTCCTATTCTTTAATCGCATGTTGAAAGTTAGAAAGATGTATTTTTATTCTTTCTTTCCCCACTAAATTGCGTGCCGGAGTCGCATAGCCAGGTAGTGCGACGGTCTCGAACAAGGTTCCACAGAACCTTGAGTACTGGACCGACCTCAACTTCATTGAGGGCGGGAAATCTCACACTTTTGAAACGCTTTGCGTTTCACGATTTTTCTTAATGAAAAATCTAAAAGTGCTCGACTTGTGCTTAAGCCAACAGAACTTGACGAGCTAACCGTTGTCTTCACGGACTCGCAGGTTCGAATCCTGCTTCCGGCGCCATTTTTGTAAAGCGCATGTTCTGCAAAGGATTAATTGTTTCAGAAACAGTTTGCGCATTTTTGTCCCGGAAAACGAAAATACTGACAAACACCGCATTTATAAAAGCCGCAGCTCAAGTAAACGGGCTTAAACAAAGTGATTAAAATGGTAAAAGTTAAAGGACATGAAATAAATGCAATAATCACCAATGCCGCATTTAACCGAAAGGCATTGCAATTTAAGAATAATATAATTACTCTTTTAAAACACATCGGTGTCAACGAATATGATGTCGAGATACCTCTTGAAAGCGTAGCGATTAAGAAGGCCAAAGCTTCTGCAACTTGGTATTTCTTGGGCCACCACATGCATTACAGCTACAATCTGCAGAAGAAATTCGTGGACAATCTCTACATAGTATACAAAGTAATAGAAATTGAAACAAAGCAGGTTCTTTTGAAAGAAAAGACAATAGAGGACTTCATTCAAGAGTTCAAAGAAGATTCGGATATTGTTGATAAACGCAAAGAAGCAAGAGAATTTTTAGGCTTTGAACACGATGTTGATGATATGGACGCCATCAACAAAAAATACAAAGACCTGGCACGCGCATTACATCCCGATACGCCTACCGGAAACACTGAAAAATTCAAGGAGCTGAATAACGCGCACAAAATCCTGAAAAGGGAATTGAACTAAGATAGTTCAACCTAGTACATTAAATGTTTCGGAACGCACTAAACTCACTACGGATTCAGAAATTTGAATTTGAAAGAGAGATACAACCTACGCGCCATGTAAACGTATGGTAGCAGGTTATTTAATATTTTTTATTCCGTCTGTTTATGGTGACGTTAATTATTTGGCGAATAAATAAATATGGCTTTTTTCGGATCTTCAGTAATTTCCTTTTTAATCATATCGTAATCATATGCTAGTGTATCCACCCATTTTCCTGAAAGAGCTTCTTTTGCAACACGGGCCACAAGTTCTAAATATATTTCTTTTGGACCTTTCTCAAGCGAAACTTTAGCTTTTCTACCTCCTTTAGGCAAGAACTTAGCTACATTGAATGGAACCGCATTAAAAGGATTTATTCCCTTTTCAAACTCAATAAGAAATGCCATTTGACTGCTATTCGGAAGATGGTATACTGAATGTATAGAGAGGCTAACTTCCGAAGGATACCTGATCGGATCGCTAACCGTAACAATCTTTTCTTGCGGAGCACTATCTTGAACACTTAGATTCGGCGAATTTGCTGGGGGCTTATACACCACGATTTCTGTGCTGGATTTTGTGCCTGACTTACGCACCTGATTAATATTTTTGACAAGTTGATTCAAATAACTTTGTGCCTTGCTTCCAGGAATTGCATTGCTGCCACGATAATTTGTAATACGTAGTTCATCAGTCATATAATCACCAATATGTAACCACCACTAAATAACATCAAATCTTTATAAAGCTTTTGGCGATGTGCTCAAAAACAAATCTCAGACTTATTGTGGGCTATTTCTCCTTCAACAACTTTTTTATTCCATTCACATGCCCTGCGCCGACAACAACGACAATTGTCCCGAATTGCTCCTGCAGTTTTTTTATGTTGCGCGCCATATGCCGGTTCCGCTCCTCAATCAAAACCTCGTAAATCATCGGGAATTCACGCTTAAGCTCAACTAGCGCGCGCTCTATCAATTTCTCGTCAGGCACTTTGTTCAGGTCAAATTCCGCAATCATTGTGACGCCTTTTATAGGGATGCCAATGAACGCAGGAATTAAATAAAGCAGAAGCTTTAATTTGCCAAAAAACCCGAGCTTTTTCATCAGGCGCGTCACAGTATAATTTATGTCCTGGTCAATGAAAGCGACTCGCACGCCGTTCATTGTTGCGTATTCAACAGCAGAAAGCATCTCCTGGCCGGGAAAAATATTGGTCTGCTTGCTCAGGTTTTCCTGCATCTTCTGCATTAGAACAAGAATTGCCTTCTGCAAAAATGGCAGCTTCACATTGCCCTTTTGCCTGTAAAGCATCGCATAATACCTGTTTGAATCAAGCTCGACAGCTATGCAATCCGGCTTTTTCTCATTTATCGCTTCTTTGACCTTTTCAATGCTTTCGCTTGCTATGTGTGATGTTCCGACAATATATATCCGCTTAATCTGCTTGCGATTCGCTCCAGACGTTTCATCCCAAGTCGAAGAAGTCTGGCCAAAAACA from the Nanoarchaeota archaeon genome contains:
- a CDS encoding J domain-containing protein; translated protein: MVKVKGHEINAIITNAAFNRKALQFKNNIITLLKHIGVNEYDVEIPLESVAIKKAKASATWYFLGHHMHYSYNLQKKFVDNLYIVYKVIEIETKQVLLKEKTIEDFIQEFKEDSDIVDKRKEAREFLGFEHDVDDMDAINKKYKDLARALHPDTPTGNTEKFKELNNAHKILKRELN
- a CDS encoding TraB/GumN family protein; translation: MHVFGQTSSTWDETSGANRKQIKRIYIVGTSHIASESIEKVKEAINEKKPDCIAVELDSNRYYAMLYRQKGNVKLPFLQKAILVLMQKMQENLSKQTNIFPGQEMLSAVEYATMNGVRVAFIDQDINYTVTRLMKKLGFFGKLKLLLYLIPAFIGIPIKGVTMIAEFDLNKVPDEKLIERALVELKREFPMIYEVLIEERNRHMARNIKKLQEQFGTIVVVVGAGHVNGIKKLLKEK